Below is a genomic region from Catenuloplanes atrovinosus.
ACCATGTTGGCCGCGGTCAGCTTTCGGACACCCTTCACCGGAATCCGCTGTTCGCGTGATGCGTCAAATCGGACATCCGGCCGAGTGGGTGCCACGGCCGCCTCGAGCGCGCCCTGCACGTCCGCGCGGGTGATCGAGCCGAGCGGGCCGGTGCCGGTCAGTGCGCGCAGGTCCACGCCCAGATCGCGGGCGAGCTTGCGCACCGGCGGCTTGGCCAGCACCGGACCCGCGTGCACGACACCGTTCGCCGGAGCCGGAGCCGGAGCCGGAGCCGGAGCCGGAGCGGGCTCCGGCCGTACCGCCGCGGGAGTGGCCGTGGGCGCCGGGACGGTGGCCGGCGGCGGAGAGCGGCGGGGACGGCGGGTGGCCGCGGTGGTGCGCGGGCCATAACCCACCAGCACGGGGGTACGACCGGCGGCCGCACCCCGCTCGGCGGGCTGCTCCGCCGCGGCGGCCGGCTCCGGCAGGTCACCGGCGGCCGGGTCGGTGTCGATCGCGATGATCGCGGTGCCGACCTCGACGACCGCGCCCTCCTCGCAGAACAGCGCGGTGACCCGCCCCGCCCACTTCGCCGGGATCTCCACGGCCGCCTTCGCGGTCTCCACCTCGACGATCGGCTGATTCAGCTCGACGTCGTCACCGACCGCGACCAGCCACTTGAGGATCTCACCCTCGGTGAGCCCCTCGCCGAGGTCCGGCAGGTCGAACTGCTTGATCCGAGTCATCGGGCCCCTCACCAGCCGTAGGTGCGGTCGACGGCGTCGAGCACCCGGTCCAGGTCGGGCAGATACTCCTCCTCGACGCGGGCCGCTGGGTACGGGGTGTCGAAGCCCGTGACCCGCAGCACCGGCGACTCCAGCGAGTAGAAGCACTCCTCGGTGACCCGGGCCGCGACCTCCGCGCCGAGACCCACGTTGGACGGCGCCTCGTGCACCACCACGCACCGGCCGGTGCGGCGGACCGACTCGTAGACCGGGCCGAGGTCCAGCGGCGACAGGCTGCGCAGGTCGATCACCTCGAGCTGCCGCCCGTCCTCCGCGGCCGCGGTGGCGGCGTCGAGCGCGGTGCGGACCATCGGGCCGTACGCCACCACGGTCGCGTCCGTGCCGGGCCGGGCGACCCGGGCGGCGTGCAGCGGATAGGCCTCCGCCTCCGTGTCCACCTCGCCCTTCTCCCAGTAGCGGCGCTTCGGCTCCAGGAACACGATCGGGTCGTCGGACGCGATCGCCTGCTGGATCATCGTGTAGCCGTCGGACGGGTTGGAGCAGGTGACGACCTTGAGGCCGGGGGTGTGCGCGAAGTACGCCTCGGGCGACTCGGAGTGGTGCTCGACCGCGCCGATGCCGCCGCCGAACGGGATGCGGATCACGATCGGCAGCCGCACCATGCCGCGCGAGCGGTAGTGCATCTTCGCCACCTGGCTGACTATCTGGTCGTACGCCGGGTAGACGAAGCCGTCGAACTGGATCTCGCAAACCGGGCGGTAGCCGCGCAGCGCCAGGCCGATCGCGGTGCCGATGATCCCGGACTCGGCCAGCGGCGTGTCGATCACACGGTCCTCGCCGAAGTCCTTCTGCAGCCCGTCCGTGATCCGGAAGACGCCGCCGAGCTTGCCGACGTCCTC
It encodes:
- a CDS encoding dihydrolipoamide acetyltransferase family protein, coding for MTRIKQFDLPDLGEGLTEGEILKWLVAVGDDVELNQPIVEVETAKAAVEIPAKWAGRVTALFCEEGAVVEVGTAIIAIDTDPAAGDLPEPAAAAEQPAERGAAAGRTPVLVGYGPRTTAATRRPRRSPPPATVPAPTATPAAVRPEPAPAPAPAPAPAPANGVVHAGPVLAKPPVRKLARDLGVDLRALTGTGPLGSITRADVQGALEAAVAPTRPDVRFDASREQRIPVKGVRKLTAANMVASAFTAPHVTEFLTVDVTRGMRALDRLREQREWRDVRVSPLLLVAKAVLLAIGRHPMVNSTWAGDEIVVKDYVNLGIAAATDRGLLVPNIKDAGRLPMRRLAYELNELVRTARAGKTTPSDMSGGTFTITNVGVFGVDAGTPILPPGESAILAFGAVRETPWVHKGKVKPRQVTTLSLSFDHRIIDGELGSRFLADVGRFLADPEAALLAWS
- a CDS encoding alpha-ketoacid dehydrogenase subunit beta; its protein translation is MAAEVLTLGKALNAGLRRSLERDAKVVIMGEDVGKLGGVFRITDGLQKDFGEDRVIDTPLAESGIIGTAIGLALRGYRPVCEIQFDGFVYPAYDQIVSQVAKMHYRSRGMVRLPIVIRIPFGGGIGAVEHHSESPEAYFAHTPGLKVVTCSNPSDGYTMIQQAIASDDPIVFLEPKRRYWEKGEVDTEAEAYPLHAARVARPGTDATVVAYGPMVRTALDAATAAAEDGRQLEVIDLRSLSPLDLGPVYESVRRTGRCVVVHEAPSNVGLGAEVAARVTEECFYSLESPVLRVTGFDTPYPAARVEEEYLPDLDRVLDAVDRTYGW